A single genomic interval of Sinorhizobium meliloti harbors:
- a CDS encoding DUF2249 domain-containing protein yields the protein MTIETQNPAPREFDVRPILRSGGEPFQAIMEAVNGLRPAQALRLLAPFRPQPLFKVMEGRGFSYQAQEIQDGDWEILFTPKAAGASVEVSADADNPDSWPDPVENLDLTELDPPEPMVRILAAAERLQPGEVLFALLSREPIFLFPELSNRGHQWAGNFDETRTTFRIFVRIGNKAPKL from the coding sequence ATGACTATCGAAACCCAGAACCCAGCACCAAGAGAATTCGACGTCCGACCTATACTGAGGAGCGGCGGCGAGCCGTTCCAAGCGATCATGGAGGCGGTGAACGGGTTGAGACCAGCCCAAGCGTTGCGGCTTCTTGCTCCCTTTCGTCCGCAGCCGCTATTCAAAGTCATGGAGGGCCGCGGCTTCAGCTACCAGGCACAGGAGATACAAGACGGCGACTGGGAAATCTTGTTCACGCCAAAGGCAGCAGGAGCCTCCGTCGAGGTCTCTGCAGATGCCGACAATCCGGACTCCTGGCCCGATCCCGTCGAAAACCTCGACCTGACCGAGCTCGATCCCCCGGAGCCCATGGTCCGCATCCTCGCGGCTGCAGAGCGGCTGCAGCCGGGCGAGGTGCTGTTCGCGCTTCTCTCCCGTGAGCCCATCTTCCTCTTCCCGGAGCTTTCGAATCGGGGGCACCAGTGGGCGGGCAATTTCGACGAAACACGAACCACTTTCCGTATCTTCGTCCGCATCGGTAATAAGGCGCCGAAGCTATGA
- the hemN gene encoding oxygen-independent coproporphyrinogen III oxidase gives MQPALVAKYGEARLPRYTSYPTAPRFSPAVDASTYGDWLAAIAPGKPTSLYLHIPFCRSMCWYCGCHTTITQRDQPILDYLDMLREEVRIVSANTCAPLSIDHVHFGGGTPTIMQPEEFRALIALLRKHFEFASTAEIAVEIDPRTLEPEMATALGEAGVRRASLGVQSFDPVVQKAINRIQSEEQTMEAVSRLRQSGVDSINFDLIYGLPHQTVESCIATAEAAIRMGPERFAVFGYAHIPSFKKHQKLIDEQALADAEGRVAQAEAIAATLAAAGYRRIGLDHFALADDSLAIAQASGRLHRNFQGYTTDACETLIGLGASAIGRMDDGYVQNEVPPGLYAQHIASDRLATVKGYRMTREDRLRASIIERLMCDFGVDVPALATAHGFDPEMLLRGNTRLAMLQSDGILDIADGVIRLRDGGRFLIRAAAAAFDAYIDQSGRTHSKAA, from the coding sequence ATGCAACCGGCTCTTGTCGCAAAATACGGCGAGGCACGCCTGCCCCGCTACACAAGCTATCCGACGGCGCCCCGCTTTTCGCCCGCCGTCGACGCCAGCACCTATGGCGACTGGCTCGCAGCCATCGCGCCGGGAAAGCCGACGTCGCTCTACCTCCACATTCCTTTCTGCCGGTCGATGTGCTGGTACTGCGGCTGCCATACCACAATTACGCAGCGCGACCAGCCAATCCTCGATTATCTCGACATGCTTCGTGAGGAGGTCCGTATAGTCTCGGCAAACACGTGTGCGCCGCTCAGCATCGACCACGTGCATTTCGGCGGGGGCACGCCGACAATCATGCAGCCGGAGGAGTTCCGGGCGCTAATAGCACTGCTGCGCAAGCATTTCGAGTTCGCGAGCACTGCTGAGATCGCCGTGGAAATAGACCCGCGAACCCTCGAGCCGGAAATGGCGACGGCCCTGGGCGAAGCCGGTGTCCGTAGGGCAAGCCTCGGGGTGCAGAGCTTTGATCCGGTGGTACAGAAGGCGATCAACCGGATCCAGAGCGAAGAGCAGACGATGGAGGCCGTTTCGCGCCTGCGTCAGTCCGGCGTCGACAGCATCAATTTCGATCTCATCTACGGCCTGCCGCACCAGACTGTCGAATCCTGCATCGCAACCGCCGAGGCGGCGATCCGGATGGGACCCGAGCGCTTCGCAGTATTCGGATACGCCCACATCCCCTCGTTCAAGAAGCACCAGAAGCTGATCGACGAGCAGGCGCTTGCTGACGCGGAGGGCCGCGTCGCCCAGGCCGAGGCCATAGCCGCGACACTTGCCGCCGCCGGCTACCGCCGCATCGGACTCGATCATTTCGCCCTCGCGGACGACAGCCTGGCGATCGCGCAGGCGAGCGGTCGATTGCACCGAAATTTCCAGGGTTACACGACCGATGCCTGCGAGACTCTCATCGGCCTCGGTGCGTCGGCGATCGGGCGGATGGACGACGGCTATGTGCAGAACGAGGTGCCGCCGGGCCTGTACGCGCAACACATTGCCTCGGATCGGCTTGCAACGGTGAAAGGCTACCGGATGACGCGGGAGGATAGGTTGCGGGCAAGCATCATCGAGCGGCTGATGTGCGACTTCGGCGTCGATGTTCCCGCTCTAGCCACCGCGCACGGCTTCGATCCGGAGATGCTGCTCCGCGGCAATACCAGGCTCGCAATGTTACAAAGTGACGGCATCCTTGATATCGCCGACGGCGTAATACGGCTGCGCGATGGGGGACGCTTCCTTATCCGTGCCGCCGCTGCAGCCTTCGACGCCTATATCGATCAATCTGGACGGACGCATAGCAAGGCGGCGTGA
- a CDS encoding DUF2249 domain-containing protein produces the protein MTETQPKPSIDVRTVPPRERHPRIFEMLGTLRAGSSMLITSDHDPRPLHYQLEMNFRGEFGWDYLEEGPEVWRVEIARLEGGSGCECCCGSDH, from the coding sequence ATGACGGAAACACAGCCGAAACCATCCATCGACGTCCGCACCGTCCCGCCGCGCGAGCGTCATCCGCGCATCTTCGAAATGCTCGGAACGCTTCGGGCTGGCAGTTCTATGCTGATCACCAGCGACCATGATCCGCGCCCGCTCCACTACCAGTTGGAAATGAATTTCCGAGGCGAGTTCGGCTGGGATTATCTGGAAGAGGGGCCCGAAGTCTGGCGAGTCGAGATCGCCCGTCTGGAGGGCGGTTCCGGCTGCGAATGCTGCTGCGGGTCGGATCATTGA
- a CDS encoding pirin family protein, whose protein sequence is MLLKGDRTFIVRDMGGFVVRVNMPGWLKPRPTDHGHGPLAMIVESSLDPGRLIAMHEHRNDEIISWVPDGVMRHDDKTTGRLVTDSRHLMVMNAGRSFWHSEETFSSDPPLRMLQIFVRPRAVDLDPRIQHGPIPSQSPNTWRHLVGSEEGDAPFHVRNTIDLFDIRLEPGARLVFPHMRGRNLYFYVFSGLLLAEDQAFAEGEQGLLLSDRALLLESKTRSLAIAFLIDPDAPIARKGTVGDHRKIPPAILIRVLKKWRQLRNWRRSS, encoded by the coding sequence GTGCTGCTCAAAGGCGATCGCACGTTTATTGTGCGCGACATGGGAGGATTTGTCGTTCGCGTCAACATGCCCGGATGGCTGAAACCGAGGCCAACGGATCACGGTCACGGTCCGCTTGCCATGATCGTGGAATCGAGCCTTGATCCCGGGCGACTCATCGCCATGCACGAGCACCGGAATGACGAAATCATTTCGTGGGTGCCTGACGGCGTCATGCGCCACGACGACAAGACTACCGGCCGCCTGGTAACGGACAGCAGGCATTTGATGGTGATGAACGCCGGACGCAGTTTCTGGCATTCTGAAGAGACGTTTTCATCCGATCCGCCCTTGCGCATGCTTCAGATCTTTGTCCGGCCGCGTGCAGTCGATCTTGATCCCCGGATACAGCACGGGCCGATCCCCTCGCAGAGCCCAAACACCTGGCGACACCTGGTGGGCTCTGAAGAAGGCGACGCCCCTTTCCACGTTCGTAATACAATCGACCTTTTTGACATCCGGCTCGAGCCAGGTGCGAGGTTAGTATTCCCGCATATGCGAGGTCGCAACCTCTACTTCTATGTTTTCAGCGGGTTGCTGCTTGCGGAGGACCAGGCGTTTGCCGAGGGCGAGCAAGGTCTGCTGCTTTCCGATCGGGCGCTATTGCTAGAATCGAAGACCCGGAGTCTGGCCATCGCATTCTTGATCGATCCTGACGCACCGATCGCCCGGAAGGGGACGGTGGGCGACCACCGAAAAATCCCACCAGCCATCCTCATCCGAGTGCTGAAGAAATGGAGACAACTGCGGAATTGGAGGCGGTCTTCCTAA
- a CDS encoding alpha/beta hydrolase: MFTGFEAETVRTAECTYFVRVAGSGPPLLLLHGFPETHLMWRDVAPILAETFTVVCADLRGYGQSGCPASSPDHLPYSKRVMASDLVHAMEQLGYERFAVAGHDRGGRVGYRMALDHPGSVSRLAVLDILPTATVWDRADVRLTLGFWPWSLLAQPEPLPERLVDGAAEAIIANAIDQWGSRNEAFPSEVREAYVDALRDPSHVHAICEEYRAAASIDRDHDAADEKVGNKISCPVLALWSAEGGLQNWYADEGGPLKLWQTWADNVSGGPVAGGHFFPEEFPRDTAVALQEFMEHGH, from the coding sequence GTGTTTACCGGATTTGAAGCAGAGACCGTACGTACTGCGGAATGCACGTACTTCGTTCGAGTCGCTGGCTCGGGACCTCCGCTCTTGCTCCTTCACGGCTTTCCGGAAACCCACCTCATGTGGAGAGACGTTGCGCCGATCCTCGCTGAGACTTTCACAGTCGTATGCGCAGACCTGCGCGGTTATGGACAGAGCGGATGCCCGGCATCTTCACCTGACCATCTCCCCTATTCGAAGCGCGTGATGGCGTCCGACCTCGTGCACGCGATGGAGCAGTTGGGGTATGAGCGATTCGCTGTCGCCGGACACGATCGCGGCGGTCGGGTTGGCTACCGAATGGCGCTCGATCATCCCGGCAGTGTCTCGCGGCTCGCTGTTCTCGATATCCTACCGACGGCCACCGTATGGGATCGTGCCGACGTTCGTCTGACGCTCGGGTTCTGGCCGTGGAGCCTACTGGCGCAACCCGAACCCTTGCCAGAACGTCTCGTCGACGGTGCGGCCGAGGCGATTATTGCGAACGCCATCGATCAGTGGGGGTCGCGAAACGAAGCCTTTCCATCCGAAGTCCGCGAGGCCTATGTCGACGCGCTGCGAGATCCTAGCCACGTCCATGCAATCTGCGAAGAGTATCGCGCCGCCGCGAGCATCGACCGCGATCATGACGCTGCGGACGAGAAGGTGGGAAACAAGATCTCATGCCCTGTACTCGCGCTTTGGAGCGCCGAGGGAGGGCTGCAGAATTGGTACGCTGACGAAGGCGGCCCCTTGAAGCTTTGGCAGACATGGGCCGATAACGTGAGCGGCGGTCCTGTCGCCGGGGGGCACTTCTTTCCGGAGGAATTTCCCCGGGATACCGCAGTGGCTTTGCAGGAGTTTATGGAGCACGGCCACTAG